In Plasmodium cynomolgi strain B DNA, chromosome 6, whole genome shotgun sequence, the sequence CATGGAACTatagaaattaaaaaaaaaattttaggcGTGAGACCCGTCATTATGCATTACTTATATGTAACATTCCAAAAACTCATTATTTTCCAGAATGTGCGggaattaatttgttttcgattttatttttacaaatttcttATCTCATTTGTGGTTAAATAACTGAGCGCTATTTACCCcctttcatatatataatgaatgtTAAAACTTTTGTGCATGCAATTTGAATTAGCATTTGATCCAAATTATGGCGATTACGTTTAGCTTTTTCATGCAATATTGAAATGCACAGCTTCTATTCTATCATTTGATTAATAGCAGTTTATTTTACGCTTTACATATTTGTTAAGATTCCACGAAAAACTCCATGTTAAGGCtcgttattatttttatttttcccatgcTGATGTAGCataaaacattttgtaaaacacACTCACCCTGTTTGATAACTTATACGCATTCTCCTGTTTTGCGGATTTCTGATAACCTGTTCTGAGTAATTCATCATTAGCCTCTCATTGTATTCCTCATCAAAACTGGCATAAtccctcttcttttttagtGCCCTCCGGTTATACCATGTTCCCaaaggggtaaactaataggaaaaaaaaaatatatatatatttattctaagtaaaatttttcaaatgaaagatcacaaataattattttgctaAGTCTaatctcctttttccttttttttaataagttTCCTagtataacttttttattgcacCATCTTTAGAAGTTGCCTACAtcatttcttcacatttattAGTCATTTCTAActgttttccttcttaatTATTCATggatttaaaattttttacaccaCGTGATCAAATATACATAACTATTCCATTTGGCCCACCATTTTTTGGAAGTCCTAATTTTATTCCTATTTCAACGTGTGACTATAACTTAGAccgttatattttaattaccatttttacaaagctTATAAGTGCGTACCACCGTTAGTCATCCAACTATTCACTGACATGTAATACATGTTGCCTGCTTCGAAATGATGTAAGAATTAGGGCAATTcctctgcattttttgtgaGTCTGCCTCCTCTCTCCCGCCTCATAATATGAACTACTCAAATAGTTCTCCTAGCATTTGCTGCCCAAGTGGTCTTCCTAAAGGGGCTCCCATCatgcaaataattattattagtAGTAGTAGGAGTCACGCCTGGGCTGATGGGCCCAATTTACATCGCTCATTTGTGAAGGCGCAACTGACGGTTCTGACCCATATGCTGGAAGTTCTTCTTCATAGCCTCTATGACCTCCATGACCTCCATAACCATCATAATCATCATAATCATCATAATAttcgtaataatttttctctgtctgtcttctccttttttcccttttatgtgATCCCTACCCCAACGAAATGGACTAatgggtaaaataaaaaaaaaaaaaaaaacatcatatATTTACCCCCTTGTTTACACATTTAAAGAAGCACGAACAATAAATATCGTCACATATaattcacatatttttaaaccaaTTTGTTCTtactttgaagaaaaagaaaaggaagacaaGCCCACAAATTATTGCACCCCCCACAAGGGTATGGCGAAAGGAATTCGATTTCAACATTTCAGATGCTCTCTCAGAAAAACCAGAGGGAGGGGTGACCACTCCAGGCAGTGCAGAAAGCGTATCTCCAGTAACATGTGTGAGATCGGCACACCCAGGTGGTCTCTGAGCTAATTGAGGTGTCCCTCCACTACGCATAGTTAATATTCCTGCTCTTGGTTGTGATGCACCGGCTAAACTTGTTGCTCCTGCTTGGATTGACACAGCTGTAGTACTCGTTGTACGTACAGTGCCTCCTGTGCCTGCTGAACCGGGTGAACCTCTTGCACCTGTTTCTCCAGCTGCAGCTCCTGTTCCGCTTCTAACAGTTCTCGATGTAACAGCAACTGGAGCTTTTGGATATGGATCTTTTCCctctttacaattttttaacccAGACATGAGATTCTTTAGATCATATTTATAGctacaaggaaaataatcagGACCAGTACgtggaaaaagaatataataacaaaGGGTCTTCTTATATGCTTCATATAATGGATTAAAACTCTCACGAT encodes:
- a CDS encoding VIR-like CYIR protein (putative), translated to KTISDLELDKIHKDFFACDKKSTNFDSKCNVFDEKSKNNPHAKKLCSSLVYYLEKIREMNTQQKSNKYCGYLPYWLYDKIGKIHNPSRTKIDKVPFYEEFNKAGNAISGGKLKHPCVVRALKNVDLNELKNRKFSYIYFKNFGSIYNINTSKNEDGFAKYLTYRESFNPLYEAYKKTLCYYILFPRTGPDYFPCSYKYDLKNLMSGLKNCKEGKDPYPKAPVAVTSRTVRSGTGAAAGETGARGSPGSAGTGGTVRTTSTTAVSIQAGATSLAGASQPRAGILTMRSGGTPQLAQRPPGCADLTHVTGDTLSALPGVVTPPSGFSERASEMLKSNSFRHTLVGGAIICGLVFLFFFFKVRTNWFKNM